A window of Lacibacter sediminis contains these coding sequences:
- a CDS encoding SDR family oxidoreductase — MNLELANQLFIVGGATSGFGKAIATALLNEGAKVIVVARGKEKLNEQYGSIANAEIVTGDITQHGVIEKLKAIVGGRQLHGMLVNAGGPPAKTVLETTLSDWDDAYQKLLRWKVELTQAFVPAMVKAGYGRIVYIESSSVKQPIENLVLSTSLRLAVVGLVKTLSQEIGKSGVTLNILGPGSHNTPAIDRLYNKKSEQTGLPFADVKQTAIQLIPVGVLGEADDFASLAVWLLSKQSRFVTGQTIMVDGGAVRSTL; from the coding sequence ATGAATCTTGAATTAGCAAATCAACTCTTTATCGTAGGTGGTGCAACCAGCGGTTTCGGAAAAGCCATTGCAACTGCATTGTTAAATGAAGGGGCGAAAGTTATTGTAGTGGCGAGGGGAAAGGAGAAACTCAACGAACAATATGGATCAATTGCAAACGCAGAAATTGTTACGGGCGATATTACACAGCATGGAGTGATCGAAAAATTGAAAGCAATTGTTGGCGGTCGACAACTGCATGGAATGCTGGTGAATGCAGGCGGCCCACCCGCTAAAACAGTATTGGAAACAACCCTGAGCGATTGGGATGATGCTTATCAAAAACTCTTACGCTGGAAAGTTGAACTGACGCAAGCCTTTGTACCTGCAATGGTAAAAGCAGGATATGGACGAATCGTTTATATTGAAAGCTCCAGTGTAAAACAACCCATTGAAAATTTGGTATTAAGTACATCGCTGCGTTTAGCGGTTGTTGGGTTAGTAAAAACATTAAGCCAGGAAATTGGAAAGAGCGGTGTAACGTTGAATATACTTGGACCGGGTAGTCATAATACTCCAGCGATAGATCGATTGTATAATAAGAAAAGTGAACAAACAGGTTTGCCATTTGCCGACGTAAAACAAACTGCCATTCAACTTATTCCTGTTGGAGTGTTAGGTGAAGCCGATGATTTTGCATCGCTTGCCGTTTGGTTGTTGAGTAAACAAAGCCGTTTTGTAACCGGACAAACGATCATGGTCGATGGAGGTGCAGTGAGATCAACTTTATAA
- the msrB gene encoding peptide-methionine (R)-S-oxide reductase MsrB yields MKQLLMMLVLVQLTFVSCDAQSTQTKEKKITMSEAKKNPVYSKNDSSKVNLSEEEWKKILPSDVYYIARQKGTERPWTSKFEKFEEVGTYYCAACGNSLFKSDTKFDSGCGWPSFYEPISKSSIIYTPDNTHGMQRTEVQCGRCKAHLGHVFEDGPPPTGLRYCINGVILDFEKAKETEKKFNEKKG; encoded by the coding sequence ATGAAGCAACTATTGATGATGCTTGTTCTGGTACAGCTTACATTTGTTAGCTGTGATGCACAATCAACCCAAACAAAAGAAAAAAAGATTACTATGAGTGAAGCAAAGAAAAACCCGGTTTATTCCAAAAATGATTCTTCAAAAGTGAACCTGAGTGAAGAAGAATGGAAAAAAATACTTCCATCGGATGTTTATTATATCGCTCGGCAAAAAGGAACAGAGCGCCCATGGACCAGTAAGTTTGAAAAATTTGAAGAAGTGGGAACTTATTATTGTGCAGCCTGCGGTAACTCTTTGTTTAAAAGCGATACCAAATTCGATAGTGGTTGCGGTTGGCCCAGCTTTTATGAACCTATCAGCAAAAGCTCGATCATATATACACCGGATAACACACATGGTATGCAACGCACAGAAGTTCAGTGTGGCCGCTGTAAAGCACATTTAGGTCATGTGTTTGAAGATGGTCCGCCACCAACAGGTTTACGTTATTGCATTAACGGTGTGATCCTTGATTTTGAAAAAGCAAAAGAGACCGAGAAGAAATTCAACGAGAAAAAAGGTTAA
- a CDS encoding DUF2721 domain-containing protein translates to MELSITTPALLFPAITLLMLAYTNRFLAIASLVRKLHDEYIKVEDRNLLHKQISNLRTRISLIRNMQAMGVLSFLLCIICMYLIFREYDAAAKWVFALSLLSLLTSLIFSLIEIILSTKAIDLELSDMELDRRSIFKTFIDGDSN, encoded by the coding sequence ATGGAACTATCCATTACCACACCCGCATTATTATTTCCGGCAATTACCTTGCTGATGCTTGCTTACACCAATCGTTTTTTGGCCATTGCATCACTGGTACGAAAACTGCACGATGAATATATAAAAGTAGAAGACCGTAATCTTCTTCATAAGCAGATCAGCAACCTGCGTACACGCATCAGCCTTATAAGAAATATGCAGGCGATGGGAGTACTGAGTTTTTTGCTTTGTATCATTTGTATGTATCTTATTTTCCGTGAGTATGATGCAGCTGCAAAATGGGTGTTTGCATTAAGCCTGTTAAGTTTACTTACATCACTTATTTTTTCATTGATTGAAATTATCCTCAGCACAAAAGCCATTGATCTAGAATTGAGTGATATGGAACTGGATCGCCGAAGTATTTTCAAAACGTTTATTGACGGTGATAGTAATTAA
- a CDS encoding TIGR00266 family protein: protein MATAHEIDYRIVGEEMQYVEIELDPNETAIAEAGSFMLMDEGIQMETIFGDGSANQGTGVLGKLFSAGKRLLTGESLFMTAYTNIGQGKKMVSFASPYPGKIIPLDLMRLGGPIVCQKDAFLCAAKGVSVGIALQRKLGTGLFGGEGFIMQKLEGDGLAFVHAGGHVFERELKPGELLKIDTGCVVAYTHQIDFDIQFVGGIKNTIFGGEGLFFATLRGPGKVWIQTLPVSRLASRILSYGRGARKEEGSLLGGLGNLLDGDGR from the coding sequence ATGGCAACAGCACACGAAATTGACTACCGCATTGTTGGTGAAGAAATGCAGTACGTAGAAATTGAACTCGATCCAAATGAAACAGCTATTGCGGAAGCAGGCAGTTTTATGTTAATGGATGAAGGCATACAAATGGAAACCATTTTTGGCGACGGTAGTGCTAACCAGGGCACGGGTGTATTGGGGAAATTATTTTCAGCCGGTAAACGATTACTAACCGGTGAAAGTTTATTTATGACGGCGTATACAAACATTGGCCAGGGTAAAAAAATGGTGAGCTTTGCATCACCTTATCCGGGAAAAATTATTCCACTTGATCTGATGCGTTTAGGCGGACCTATCGTTTGTCAGAAAGATGCATTCCTCTGCGCTGCAAAAGGAGTAAGCGTCGGTATTGCATTGCAACGTAAACTCGGCACCGGTTTATTTGGCGGTGAAGGTTTTATTATGCAGAAGCTTGAAGGCGATGGCCTGGCATTCGTACATGCAGGTGGTCATGTATTTGAACGTGAACTGAAGCCCGGCGAATTATTAAAGATCGATACCGGTTGTGTTGTTGCCTATACACATCAAATAGATTTTGATATACAATTTGTAGGCGGCATTAAGAATACCATCTTCGGTGGAGAAGGTTTATTCTTTGCTACATTGCGTGGTCCCGGTAAAGTATGGATTCAAACTTTACCCGTTTCAAGATTGGCCAGCCGTATTCTTTCTTATGGAAGAGGTGCTCGTAAAGAAGAAGGAAGCCTGCTTGGTGGTTTAGGCAATTTGCTGGATGGTGATGGTAGATAA
- a CDS encoding ArsR/SmtB family transcription factor — MAIHKKEEFSTKEQHLAAFAKAISHPARIAILSVLAKRNQCICGEIVEILPLAQSTVSQHLKELKNAGLIDGEVDGPRTCYCINWKAFEKFNADFNSLFEKLKEANAKCC; from the coding sequence ATGGCCATACACAAGAAAGAAGAATTCAGCACGAAAGAACAACACCTGGCAGCTTTTGCAAAAGCTATCAGTCACCCGGCCCGTATTGCCATTCTCAGTGTACTGGCAAAACGTAACCAGTGTATTTGTGGTGAGATCGTAGAGATATTACCACTTGCACAAAGCACCGTGAGTCAGCATCTCAAAGAATTAAAGAATGCCGGTCTCATCGATGGCGAAGTCGATGGGCCACGAACTTGTTACTGCATCAACTGGAAAGCCTTTGAAAAATTCAATGCCGATTTTAATTCACTCTTTGAAAAACTAAAAGAGGCGAACGCCAAATGCTGTTAA
- a CDS encoding adenylate kinase, with protein MFNLILFGPPGSGKGTQSEKLISKYGLKHLSTGDLLRSEIAGQTPLGLEAKKLMDKGHLVPDEVVIGMISSALDANPQAKGFLFDGFPRTVAQAEALDKLLKLKGTQIHAMISMLVSEEELVKRLLNRGKTSGRSDDTNEEINRARIVEYRTKTSVVADYYKQFDKLAEIEGEGTIDEIFESLQKEIEVHMEA; from the coding sequence ATGTTTAATTTGATCTTATTTGGCCCTCCGGGCAGTGGTAAAGGAACCCAGTCAGAGAAATTAATTTCAAAGTATGGTCTCAAGCACCTCAGTACCGGGGATTTGCTCCGTAGCGAAATTGCCGGCCAAACACCCCTTGGCCTGGAAGCCAAAAAGCTGATGGACAAAGGTCACCTGGTTCCGGATGAAGTGGTGATTGGAATGATCAGCTCCGCATTGGATGCAAATCCACAAGCAAAAGGATTTTTGTTTGATGGTTTCCCACGCACAGTTGCCCAGGCCGAAGCGCTGGATAAATTGCTGAAGCTGAAAGGCACACAGATCCATGCGATGATCTCAATGCTGGTGAGTGAAGAAGAACTGGTGAAGCGTTTACTCAACCGTGGTAAAACCAGCGGCCGCAGTGATGATACAAACGAAGAGATCAACCGTGCAAGAATTGTAGAATACCGCACTAAAACTTCTGTTGTTGCTGATTACTACAAGCAGTTTGATAAACTTGCTGAAATTGAAGGTGAAGGAACGATCGATGAGATTTTTGAATCGTTGCAAAAAGAAATTGAAGTACACATGGAGGCTTAA
- a CDS encoding nuclear transport factor 2 family protein translates to MKQFLLIFFLFFSSVALAQKTKEESATEKFVLKLHAAKFRWMVKGELDSLNSILDERLQYVHSNGWIENKKEVIADIKSGKLKMNNVVVEEASARVYKGFVIVNGKGTFSVVMEGKPIDIHLLYTEVYAKRQNGWLLVSRHANKLVQ, encoded by the coding sequence ATGAAACAATTCTTACTTATCTTCTTTCTCTTTTTTTCATCTGTTGCTCTTGCACAAAAAACAAAAGAAGAATCAGCCACAGAGAAATTTGTGCTGAAACTTCATGCAGCAAAATTCCGCTGGATGGTGAAGGGTGAACTTGATTCATTGAACAGTATTCTGGATGAGCGTTTGCAATATGTTCATTCAAATGGGTGGATCGAGAATAAGAAAGAAGTAATTGCTGATATTAAAAGCGGTAAACTTAAAATGAACAATGTTGTTGTTGAAGAAGCTTCTGCAAGAGTGTACAAAGGTTTTGTGATTGTGAACGGGAAAGGAACTTTTAGTGTGGTGATGGAAGGAAAGCCGATCGATATTCATTTACTATATACAGAAGTGTATGCAAAACGGCAGAATGGATGGCTGCTGGTAAGCCGTCATGCAAATAAATTAGTACAGTAA
- a CDS encoding arsenite methyltransferase, giving the protein MTTETQLKEIVKQKYSEIALQDKETNQSSCCGAGGCSTEVYNIMSDDYTNLKGYNSDADLGLGCGLPTQFAKIRPGDTVIDLGSGAGNDCFIAVAETGPTGKVIGIDFTPAMIDKARTNAEKRGLNNVEFRQGDIEHMPVTANTADVVVSNCVLNLVPNKDGVFKDIFRVLKAGGHFSISDVVLVGNLPDALRKDAEMYAGCVSGAIQKEVYLELIQQNGFEHITVQKEKAISIPDDILKNYLNEQELADFKQGNTGIFSITVFAQKPSCCAPGSGCC; this is encoded by the coding sequence ATGACAACAGAAACACAACTGAAAGAAATTGTAAAACAGAAGTACAGCGAAATTGCTTTACAGGATAAAGAAACCAATCAATCGTCCTGCTGTGGTGCCGGTGGTTGCTCAACAGAAGTGTATAATATCATGAGTGATGATTATACAAATCTCAAGGGATACAATTCTGATGCTGATCTTGGATTAGGTTGTGGTTTGCCAACTCAGTTTGCTAAAATTCGTCCGGGTGATACAGTGATCGATTTGGGAAGCGGTGCAGGTAACGATTGTTTTATTGCAGTGGCAGAAACAGGACCAACAGGGAAAGTAATTGGTATCGACTTTACACCTGCCATGATCGATAAAGCAAGAACCAATGCAGAAAAAAGAGGATTGAATAACGTAGAGTTTCGCCAGGGAGATATTGAACACATGCCTGTAACTGCAAACACAGCAGATGTGGTTGTAAGCAACTGTGTATTGAATTTGGTTCCGAATAAAGACGGTGTATTCAAGGATATTTTTCGTGTGTTGAAAGCCGGTGGCCATTTCAGTATTTCAGATGTGGTGTTGGTTGGAAATCTTCCTGATGCATTACGTAAAGATGCAGAGATGTATGCAGGTTGTGTTTCAGGTGCTATTCAAAAAGAAGTATATCTCGAACTGATCCAGCAAAATGGCTTTGAGCATATTACCGTCCAGAAGGAAAAAGCAATTAGTATTCCCGATGATATTTTGAAAAATTATTTGAATGAACAGGAACTTGCCGATTTCAAACAAGGTAATACCGGTATTTTCTCCATCACTGTATTTGCACAAAAGCCTTCCTGCTGTGCACCCGGCAGCGGCTGTTGTTAA